Proteins encoded within one genomic window of Candidatus Poribacteria bacterium:
- a CDS encoding amidase, which translates to MREKPLHFRTITEISEEIASKQLSPVDITTAMLERIEELDGQLKSYATVIAEQAMAAAQVTEREINAGKYRGPLHGVPIAVKDLCFTKGVRTMGGVEVLAGHVPAFDSTVITKLASAGAILLGKLNLTEGAMGGYNRNFDIPQNPWNPDRWTGSSSSGSGVATAAGLCFGSLGSDTGGSIRFPSAACGVVGIKPTWGRVSRYGVLALAESMDHVGPMTRSVADAGIILEAIAGSDPNDPTSLPDPVPNMLERIEQDLQGIRIGFDENYATSDIDTELAEAVRAGVEILENQGAEIVEVELPDVDEYVSAWPLLCSTEAVVAHAATYPFRRDAYGPWFQGWLDMGAKVTGAEYAKANNLRAACTGHLRRVFAEIDVLVCPSMSAPPHVVTPEVLYGPYEPREPKFQRFTVPFNFNGAPTLSVPCGMNSEGLPLSIQFVGKHLTEPLLCQVGHAYERETPWHNLHPDV; encoded by the coding sequence GTGCGTGAAAAGCCATTGCACTTCAGAACTATTACCGAGATTTCGGAAGAGATTGCGTCTAAGCAGTTATCGCCTGTGGATATTACGACTGCGATGCTGGAGCGTATTGAAGAACTCGACGGTCAATTGAAGAGTTACGCAACAGTGATAGCGGAGCAAGCGATGGCTGCCGCCCAGGTAACAGAACGGGAGATTAACGCCGGAAAATATCGGGGGCCGCTTCACGGTGTCCCTATCGCAGTGAAAGACCTCTGTTTTACAAAAGGTGTCCGTACGATGGGTGGCGTGGAAGTGCTCGCGGGTCATGTGCCTGCGTTTGATAGCACAGTCATCACGAAACTCGCGTCTGCGGGGGCGATACTGCTCGGTAAGCTCAACCTGACCGAAGGGGCGATGGGCGGTTACAACCGTAATTTTGATATTCCTCAAAATCCGTGGAATCCGGATCGGTGGACGGGTTCGTCATCAAGCGGTTCCGGTGTTGCAACGGCGGCAGGGTTGTGTTTCGGTTCACTCGGCAGCGATACGGGTGGCTCAATCCGATTTCCTTCGGCAGCGTGTGGTGTTGTGGGGATAAAACCGACGTGGGGTAGAGTGAGTCGTTACGGCGTGCTCGCACTTGCTGAATCAATGGATCATGTCGGTCCGATGACGCGAAGTGTCGCTGATGCGGGGATTATACTTGAAGCGATCGCTGGGTCTGACCCGAACGATCCGACATCTCTGCCGGATCCTGTGCCGAATATGCTTGAGCGGATAGAGCAGGATCTACAAGGTATCCGTATCGGATTTGACGAGAACTATGCGACAAGCGATATTGACACCGAACTTGCCGAGGCGGTGCGCGCGGGTGTGGAAATTCTTGAAAATCAAGGTGCTGAAATCGTTGAAGTCGAATTACCGGATGTGGACGAGTACGTCTCCGCATGGCCCCTGCTGTGTTCTACCGAGGCAGTGGTGGCACACGCAGCGACCTATCCCTTCCGGCGAGATGCCTACGGTCCTTGGTTTCAAGGGTGGCTTGATATGGGGGCGAAGGTAACAGGCGCGGAATACGCGAAAGCGAATAATTTGAGAGCTGCCTGTACGGGGCATCTCAGACGAGTGTTTGCGGAGATTGATGTGTTGGTGTGTCCGTCGATGTCAGCACCACCACACGTTGTCACGCCAGAGGTGTTATACGGACCGTATGAACCCCGAGAGCCAAAGTTCCAACGGTTTACCGTGCCGTTTAACTTCAACGGCGCGCCGACGCTATCTGTGCCGTGCGGCATGAATAGCGAAGGGTTACCGTTGAGCATTCAGTTTGTCGGGAAACATTTGACAGAGCCGTTGTTGTGTCAAGTTGGACACGCCTATGAACGTGAAACGCCGTGGCACAACCTCCATCCAGATGTTTGA